A part of Kitasatospora kifunensis genomic DNA contains:
- a CDS encoding IS5 family transposase — MSEHKPYPSDLSDEQWSLIEPVITAWKDRHRSVSGHQGAYAMREIVNSILYQGRTGCQWTYLPHDLPPKSATYYYFAAWRDDGTDQVIHELLRCQVRERARRLEDPTLVVLDTQSVHVAAGVPASTTGRDPAKRVPGRKRGLAVDVLGLVIAVIVLAANTHDNAAGIALLDQVAEHAGGTVRKALVDQGFKNQVVAHGTQLGIDVEIVERNPQDRGFVPQPKRWRVEQTYGILILHRRLVRDYEHHPTSSASRIYWAMTQVMVRRLTGANTPSWRDPRAVSA, encoded by the coding sequence GTGAGTGAACACAAGCCGTATCCGAGCGACTTGTCGGATGAGCAGTGGTCGTTGATCGAGCCGGTGATCACGGCTTGGAAGGACCGGCATCGCTCGGTGAGCGGCCATCAGGGCGCCTATGCGATGCGGGAGATCGTGAACTCGATCCTCTACCAGGGCAGGACCGGTTGCCAGTGGACCTACCTCCCGCACGATCTTCCCCCGAAGAGCGCGACGTACTACTACTTCGCCGCCTGGCGCGACGATGGGACCGACCAGGTGATCCATGAACTCCTACGCTGCCAGGTCCGCGAGCGGGCCCGCCGATTAGAGGACCCGACGCTGGTGGTCCTGGACACGCAGAGCGTCCACGTTGCCGCCGGGGTCCCGGCCTCCACGACCGGCCGTGACCCCGCGAAACGGGTGCCCGGCCGCAAGCGGGGCCTGGCCGTCGACGTGCTCGGACTGGTCATCGCCGTCATCGTCCTGGCCGCGAACACGCACGACAACGCCGCGGGCATCGCTCTGCTGGACCAGGTCGCCGAACACGCCGGCGGCACCGTCCGCAAAGCCCTGGTCGACCAGGGCTTCAAGAACCAGGTCGTCGCGCACGGCACCCAGCTGGGCATCGACGTCGAGATCGTCGAACGCAACCCGCAGGACAGGGGCTTCGTCCCGCAGCCGAAGCGCTGGAGGGTCGAGCAGACCTACGGGATCCTGATACTGCACCGGCGTCTGGTCCGCGACTACGAGCACCACCCGACCTCCTCCGCCTCCCGCATCTACTGGGCCATGACCCAGGTCATGGTCCGCCGCCTCACCGGCGCGAACACGCCCTCCTGGCGCGACCCACGGGCGGTGAGTGCGTGA